The following coding sequences lie in one Spinacia oleracea cultivar Varoflay chromosome 1, BTI_SOV_V1, whole genome shotgun sequence genomic window:
- the LOC110798399 gene encoding homogentisate geranylgeranyltransferase, chloroplastic: MIHSTAIGFKHGCVKWIEVTNNQHGCSHKHSRFDCKHFIIRSSYCNNSTRLSFSQNKVLHERKSVVKRLSLPFTVEHGFTDNDDDDNISTFFTPLYKQLSVFYRFCRPHTIIGTLIGVTSVSLLPVESIADLSLEFIIGLFKALVPSILMNIYVVGLNQLYDLHIDKVNKPNLPLASGELPMEAGTRIVSICCLLSFGMGIGSQSPPLLIALVTSFFLGSVYSIDLPLLRWKKQPFLAAACIVIVRAMVVQLAFFIHIQKYVLGRPIILSRSVIFATTFMCFFATVIALFKDIPDVDGDKHFGIQSFSVRLGKEKVFWLCIKLLMAAYGTAMAIGVNSPSLPFKLATVLGHFVLAAILLLRAQSVDLADNASITSFYMFIWKLFYAEYFLIPLFR; encoded by the exons ATGATTCACTCAACTGCAATTGGCTTCAAACATG GTTGTGTTAAATGGATAGAGGTTACAAACAATCAACATGGATGTTCCCATAAGCATTCAAGATTTGACTGTAAACATTTTATTATAAGAAGCAGCTATTGCAACAACAGTACAAGGTTAAGTTTCTCTCAAAACAAGGTGTTACATGAGAGAAAAAGTGTTGTTAAAAGGCTAAGTTTACCCTTCACAGTAGAACATGGTTTTACAGACAATGACGATGATGATAATATTTCAACATTCTTCACTCCCCTCTACAAGCAACTAAGCGTTTTTTATCGCTTTTGCCGCCCTCATACTATCATTGGCACG TTAATAGGAGTGACATCAGTTTCCCTTCTTCCAGTAGAATCAATTGCTGATTTATCCCTTGAGTTTATTATTGGTTTATTCAAG GCTTTGGTTCCATCAATACTTATGAACATATATGTTGTTGGCCTAAATCAATTGTATGATTTACACATTGACAAG GTTAACAAGCCTAATCTTCCGCTTGCATCAGGAGAACTCCCAATGGAAGCCGGTACAAGAATCGTGTCAATATGTTGTCTGCTG AGTTTTGGTATGGGAATTGGTTCTCAGTCCCCTCCATTGCTAATAGCCCTTGTCACAAGTTTTTTCCTTGGAAGTGTATACTCAATTGAC CTTCCCCTGCTAAGATGGAAAAAGCAACCATTTCTTGCAGCAGCTTGCATTGTTATTGTGAGGGCTATGGTGGTGCAACTTGCCTTCTTTATACACATCCAG AAATATGTGCTAGGAAGACCAATAATATTGAGTAGATCAGTCATATTTGCAACAACTTTCATGTGCTTCTTTGCAACAGTAATTGCCCTCTTCAAG GATATACCAGATGTTGATGGTGATAAACATTTTGGCATCCAGTCCTTCAGTGTCAGGCTAGGAAAAGAAAAG GTGTTTTGGCTTTGCATTAAATTGTTGATGGCAGCATATGGAACTGCCATGGCTATAGGTGTTAATTCTCCATCCTTGCCTTTCAAACTTGCAACT GTACTTGGCCATTTTGTATTAGCTGCAATTCTATTGCTACGAGCACAGAGTGTTGATCTTGCAGATAATGCTTCCATAACCTCATTCTACATGTTCATTTGGAAG CTGTTTTATGCAGAGTACTTCCTGATTCCTTTGTTTCGATGA
- the LOC130469361 gene encoding ankyrin repeat-containing protein At5g02620, with amino-acid sequence MMRVVNKNKDTALHDAAREGHAAVVKLLLEADNNWPHEANEVGEIPLYLAAERGSTTLVAMILDNCHPSALGGYHHKGPCGRTPLHAAVQWGKPVKIDWSRWIVKDAITS; translated from the exons ATGATGAGGGTGGTCAACAAGAACAAGGATACAGCCTTACATGATGCAGCTCGGGAGGGTCATGCTGCTGTGGTGAAATTGCTATTGGAGGCAGATAATAATTGGCCACATGAAGCTAACGAGGTAGGTGAGATTCCACTCTATCTTGCTGCTGAGAGGGGATCTACTACTTTGGTGGCTATGATTTTAGACAATTGTCATCCATCAGCTTTGGGTGGTTATCATCATAAAGGTCCCTGTGGCCGCACCCCACTCCACGCTGCAGTTCAATGGGGTAAACCAG tcaagattgaCTGGAGCAGATGGATCGTGAAAGATGCAATTACAAGTTGA
- the LOC130469364 gene encoding uncharacterized protein isoform X1, which produces MYQENLLNINIYFELFSIQIALHSFNNDAVGPEALNYKSIIRGEIGSCSSLLEGRKQSISSLSSFDKHSIQASCCSGLLFRCVPAVQAYCSLQVCLTGVAVYRLSD; this is translated from the exons atgtatCAAGAAAATCTCTTAAATATCAATATCTACTTCGAAttattttcaattcaaatagcCCTTCATTCCTTCAATAACGATGCAGTTGGACCTGAGGCTCTGAACTATAAGTCTATAATCAG AGGGGAAATCGGGAGTTGCAGTTCGTTATTGGAAGGCCGGAAGCAATCaatttcttctctttcttcGTTTGACAAGCATTCAATCCAG gCCAGTTGTTGTTCAGGCCTCTTGTTCAGATGTGTTCCTGCTGTGCAAGCTTACTGCAGTCTGCAGGTCTGCTTGACTGGTGTAGCGGTGTACAGGCTGTCTGACTGA
- the LOC130469364 gene encoding uncharacterized protein isoform X2, whose translation MYQENLLNINIYFELFSIQIALHSFNNDAVGPEALNYKSIIRGEIGSCSSLLEGRKQSISSLSSFDKHSIQLLFRPLVQMCSCCASLLQSAGLLDWCSGVQAV comes from the exons atgtatCAAGAAAATCTCTTAAATATCAATATCTACTTCGAAttattttcaattcaaatagcCCTTCATTCCTTCAATAACGATGCAGTTGGACCTGAGGCTCTGAACTATAAGTCTATAATCAG AGGGGAAATCGGGAGTTGCAGTTCGTTATTGGAAGGCCGGAAGCAATCaatttcttctctttcttcGTTTGACAAGCATTCAATCCAG TTGTTGTTCAGGCCTCTTGTTCAGATGTGTTCCTGCTGTGCAAGCTTACTGCAGTCTGCAGGTCTGCTTGACTGGTGTAGCGGTGTACAGGCTGTCTGA